The proteins below come from a single Mycobacteriales bacterium genomic window:
- a CDS encoding DUF58 domain-containing protein, giving the protein MSGARAALGGLTTRGRCLLAAGLALAVCAVLLGQRDLLRAAVFLVALPLAAVAVVARTRYRLACTRRLDPGRVEAGRPATVRLRLDNVSRLPSGVLLMEDALPYTLGGRPRFVLDRVEPQGVRDVSYPVRSDVRGRFLVGPLSVRLTDPFGLCELSRSFASADELVVTPVVSPLPSVRLGGDWAGSGDTSARSVATSGTDDAATREYRHGDDLRKVHWRSTARVGELMVRREEQPFQSRATLLLDGRAAAHRGEGPGSSFEWAVCAVASIGVVLARSGFTLSVVRETGEDVVPLGVPVTEALVLDSLATVASQKQSTSVEPVVTRLRRSGVDGVLVAVLGSLEPAEAERLVRLRTGGGAAVAVLLDTDSWAPGAGGARVVAQRAYDATATLLTGAGWRVLRVAHGTTLASVWPLAGGRTSSSAGVPA; this is encoded by the coding sequence GTGAGCGGAGCCCGCGCGGCCCTTGGCGGCCTCACCACCCGCGGCCGCTGCCTGCTCGCTGCGGGCCTGGCGCTGGCGGTCTGCGCCGTTCTGCTCGGCCAGCGCGACCTGCTGCGCGCGGCGGTCTTCCTCGTCGCGCTGCCGCTCGCAGCCGTCGCCGTCGTCGCCCGCACCCGCTACCGCCTCGCCTGCACCCGCCGCCTCGACCCGGGCCGGGTGGAGGCAGGGCGGCCCGCGACGGTGCGGCTACGACTGGACAACGTCTCCCGGCTGCCCAGCGGGGTGCTGCTCATGGAGGACGCGCTCCCCTACACCCTCGGCGGGCGGCCGCGCTTCGTCCTCGACCGGGTCGAGCCGCAGGGCGTGCGCGACGTGAGCTACCCCGTGCGCTCCGACGTGCGTGGCCGCTTCCTCGTCGGGCCGCTGTCGGTGCGGCTGACCGACCCCTTCGGGCTGTGCGAGCTGAGCCGGTCGTTCGCGAGCGCCGACGAGCTCGTCGTCACCCCCGTCGTCAGCCCGCTGCCGTCGGTGCGCCTCGGCGGCGACTGGGCCGGCAGCGGCGACACCAGCGCGCGGTCGGTCGCGACCAGCGGCACCGACGACGCGGCCACCCGCGAGTACCGCCACGGCGACGACCTGCGCAAGGTCCACTGGCGGTCCACGGCCCGCGTCGGCGAGCTGATGGTGCGCCGCGAGGAGCAGCCCTTCCAGAGCCGGGCGACCCTGCTGCTCGACGGCCGCGCCGCCGCGCACCGGGGCGAGGGCCCCGGGTCGTCGTTCGAGTGGGCGGTCTGCGCCGTCGCCTCCATCGGCGTGGTGCTCGCCCGCAGCGGCTTCACGCTGTCGGTCGTCCGGGAGACCGGCGAGGACGTCGTCCCCCTCGGCGTGCCCGTCACCGAGGCCCTCGTCCTCGACTCGCTCGCCACCGTCGCGTCGCAGAAGCAGTCGACGTCGGTCGAGCCGGTCGTCACCCGGCTGCGCCGCAGTGGCGTCGACGGCGTCCTCGTCGCGGTGCTCGGCTCGCTGGAGCCGGCCGAGGCAGAGCGCCTGGTGCGACTGCGCACCGGCGGCGGCGCCGCGGTCGCCGTCCTGCTCGACACCGACTCGTGGGCCCCCGGCGCCGGCGGGGCCAGGGTCGTCGCGCAGCGCGCCTACGACGCCACCGCGACCCTGCTCACCGGTGCGGGCTGGCGGGTCCTGCGGGTCGCCCACGGCACCACCCTTGCCAGCGTCTGGCCACTGGCCGGGGGCCGGACCAGCTCGAGCGCAGGAGTGCCCGCATGA